A region from the Arachis ipaensis cultivar K30076 chromosome B01, Araip1.1, whole genome shotgun sequence genome encodes:
- the LOC110270387 gene encoding uncharacterized protein LOC110270387: MSHKKALSQGSIPFSWEDKPGVCKTPNNNECSLHKRSPSSLPPPFPSHVDYSKKKSPLPPYPLSQPPPPRRSTSGKGFKRQDDPFLVAYKECTKGEKNGKLLDKNKRGVGFNFSARRIKFTFSCRSISDARDDYVMQPVRIPMVRTRALLTLEDDHKQSFNHGTWL; this comes from the coding sequence ATGAGTCACAAAAAAGCTCTTTCGCAGGGAAGCATACCCTTTTCTTGGGAGGACAAACCCGGAGTTTGCAAGACCCCCAACAATAATGAGTGCTCTCTACATAAAAGATCACCTTCCTCCTTACCACCACCATTTCCTAGCCACGTGGACTACTCAAAGAAGAAGAGTCCTCTGCCTCCTTATCCGTTATCACAACCACCTCCTCCTCGTCGAAGCACGTCGGGAAAGGGCTTTAAGCGGCAGGATGACCCTTTTCTTGTTGCTTACAAGGAGTGTACCAAAGGTGAGAAAAATGGCAAGTTACTCGACAAGAATAAAAGAGGTGTTGGATTCAATTTTAGCGCAAGGAGAATCAAATTCACGTTTTCTTGTAGAAGTATCAGTGATGCAAGGGACGATTATGTAATGCAGCCTGTTCGTATTCCTATGGTTAGAACTCGCGCGTTGTTAACTTTGGAAGATGATCACAAACAATCTTTTAACCATGGAACATGGCTGTGA